From one Haloferax marinisediminis genomic stretch:
- a CDS encoding ornithine cyclodeaminase, which translates to MTHTRTVELEGHIIDSGMMQQAFGLVMDLGGEFDVEQFDVGKQKDKTSYCRMAVSADDEKLLQEILHELHQIGANLTEPVDARVEPSPADQVVPVGFYSTTNHPTDVRYEGDWLSVENIEMDCAIVVDPDGPEGPRAYTKVLNSVEEGDLIVTDEAGIRVKPPERPRDSSGPFGFMQGGVSSERPSDSLIGEIADALRETKEAGGKVLVVAGPALIHSGGGDALARLIREGYIDMISAGNGFATHDIERGLYGTSLGMDMETMEHPRKGHKHHIYTISEVIRAGGIAEAVEEGLIKEGVMYECVKNDVPYVLAGSIRDDGPLPDTITDTIEAQNAIREQAHKADMVLMLSTLLHSVAVGNCLPSSAKTVCVDINPATVTQLLDRGSSQAIGMVTDIGTFVPTLAEKVLDEPAE; encoded by the coding sequence ATGACCCACACACGTACGGTCGAACTCGAAGGCCACATCATCGACTCCGGGATGATGCAACAGGCCTTCGGTCTCGTGATGGACCTCGGAGGCGAGTTCGACGTCGAGCAGTTCGACGTCGGGAAACAGAAGGACAAGACGTCGTACTGCCGGATGGCCGTCTCGGCGGACGACGAGAAGCTACTCCAGGAGATTCTCCACGAACTCCACCAAATCGGGGCCAACCTCACCGAACCGGTCGACGCTCGTGTCGAGCCGTCGCCTGCAGACCAGGTCGTCCCAGTCGGGTTCTACTCCACGACCAACCATCCGACCGACGTTCGGTACGAGGGCGACTGGCTCTCGGTCGAAAACATCGAGATGGACTGTGCAATCGTCGTCGACCCCGACGGACCCGAGGGGCCACGCGCCTACACGAAAGTTCTCAACAGCGTCGAAGAAGGCGACCTCATCGTCACCGACGAGGCAGGCATCCGTGTCAAGCCTCCAGAGCGCCCCCGTGACTCGTCAGGTCCGTTCGGGTTCATGCAAGGCGGTGTCTCCTCGGAGCGTCCGTCGGATTCACTCATCGGCGAAATCGCCGACGCACTCCGCGAGACGAAAGAAGCAGGTGGGAAGGTCCTCGTCGTCGCCGGGCCGGCGCTCATCCACTCCGGCGGCGGTGACGCACTCGCGCGTCTCATCCGCGAGGGCTACATCGACATGATTTCTGCTGGCAACGGCTTTGCCACCCACGACATCGAACGCGGACTCTACGGCACCTCCCTCGGGATGGATATGGAGACGATGGAGCACCCACGAAAGGGGCACAAACACCACATCTACACCATCAGTGAAGTCATCCGAGCAGGCGGCATCGCCGAGGCCGTCGAAGAGGGCCTCATCAAAGAAGGTGTGATGTACGAGTGTGTGAAGAACGACGTTCCGTACGTTCTCGCTGGGTCTATCCGCGACGACGGGCCGCTTCCAGACACCATCACCGACACCATCGAGGCACAGAACGCCATCCGAGAACAGGCCCACAAGGCCGACATGGTGCTCATGCTCTCGACGCTCCTCCACTCTGTCGCCGTCGGCAACTGCCTGCCGTCGTCTGCGAAGACCGTCTGTGTCGACATCAACCCCGCAACCGTCACGCAACTGCTCGACCGCGGGTCGTCGCAGGCGATTGGGATGGTGACCGACATCGGCACGTTCGTCCCGACGCTCGCCGAGAAAGTCCTCGACGAACCGGCCGAGTAA
- a CDS encoding universal stress protein, whose protein sequence is MATYVIGTNSVHTSAELCDYLSRRIETGDVVHVVNSHKGGDSTDSDDVRDGDDALNVVSSRLGDFVTVETHQFIRGNDPAEDILECAQDQNADEIVIGVRKRNPTSKIVFGSTAQDVLLSSNVPMAVVPLETVY, encoded by the coding sequence ATGGCAACGTACGTTATCGGCACGAACTCTGTCCACACGAGTGCCGAACTCTGTGACTACCTCTCGCGACGAATAGAGACCGGCGACGTCGTTCACGTCGTCAACTCGCACAAAGGCGGCGACAGCACCGACAGCGACGACGTTCGCGACGGCGACGACGCGTTGAACGTCGTCTCCTCTCGCCTCGGCGACTTCGTCACCGTCGAGACACACCAGTTCATCCGCGGCAACGACCCGGCCGAAGACATCCTCGAGTGTGCCCAAGACCAGAACGCCGACGAAATCGTCATCGGCGTCAGAAAACGGAACCCGACCTCGAAAATCGTCTTCGGGAGCACCGCACAGGACGTCCTCCTCTCTTCGAACGTTCCGATGGCAGTCGTTCCGTTAGAAACAGTCTACTGA
- a CDS encoding ZIP family metal transporter — protein MNRSTAIGVGSVVVLVALSAYAVSTQAWKLLIVSWAAFAAMAFAAPFGARSRTEHAEGLVWGYGLASGAMVTSAAVFLVPQALGHHPQFGGFGIAFGILAGFGAHTVGHRFAHMDFPMDRTVTELSAHALSAGAIIGIVYGNIDVGVGLGLAIVSHKGPAGYAAARRLAGNDKSVYPLLLPAAGLGVAAIISSAVSLPATDAFRGIVFGFASGVFLHVAMDFLPRCEIGSEIHDLLSVEDEHAHSVLDRLRVHAAVSTVIGGVAVFGAWLVLA, from the coding sequence ATGAATCGTTCGACAGCCATCGGCGTCGGCAGCGTCGTGGTTCTCGTCGCCCTCTCGGCGTATGCAGTGTCCACGCAGGCGTGGAAACTTCTCATCGTCTCGTGGGCTGCCTTCGCTGCGATGGCGTTCGCTGCGCCGTTCGGTGCGCGCTCTCGCACCGAACACGCGGAAGGACTCGTCTGGGGTTACGGCCTCGCTAGCGGTGCGATGGTGACGAGTGCAGCAGTGTTTCTCGTCCCACAGGCACTCGGTCACCACCCACAGTTCGGTGGGTTCGGCATCGCGTTCGGTATCCTCGCCGGATTCGGTGCGCACACCGTCGGCCACCGATTCGCACACATGGACTTCCCGATGGACCGCACCGTGACGGAACTCTCTGCGCACGCCCTCTCCGCCGGTGCAATCATCGGAATCGTCTACGGAAACATCGACGTGGGTGTCGGCCTCGGCCTCGCAATCGTCTCGCACAAAGGTCCGGCGGGCTACGCTGCCGCCCGTCGCCTCGCTGGTAACGACAAATCGGTCTACCCGCTTCTCCTCCCAGCGGCGGGTCTCGGTGTCGCGGCCATCATTTCGAGTGCCGTCTCGCTCCCGGCGACAGACGCGTTCCGTGGTATCGTCTTCGGGTTCGCTTCCGGAGTCTTCCTCCACGTCGCCATGGACTTCCTTCCGCGGTGCGAAATCGGCAGTGAGATTCACGACCTGCTGTCGGTCGAAGACGAACACGCACACTCGGTGCTCGACAGACTCCGCGTCCACGCTGCCGTCAGTACCGTCATCGGCGGCGTCGCCGTCTTCGGTGCGTGGTTGGTACTCGCATAA
- a CDS encoding phytoene desaturase family protein produces MNSVSDLDSLAGESVVVVGGGFGGLSTACYLADAGADVTLLEKNEQLGGRASTLERDGFRFDMGPSWYLMPDVFERFFAHFGKRPSDYYGLTRLDPHYRIFFKDGDQVDMLPDIEANKDVFESYEPGAGEKFDEYLRKSERNYRIGMEHFVYEDRPNLRDYIDLDVAKNAWGLSLVGSMQDHVERYFNHPKLQQIMQYTLVFLGGAPDNTPALYNLMSHVDFNMGVYYPDGGLAGVVDAMVSLAEELGVEFHTDSPVAEIAGRRGGFAVRTEDGREFLCDQVVSDADYAHTEQELLPPEKRQYDADYWESRTYAPSAFLLYLGVEGDVEELAHHTLVLPTQWDDHFEHIFDRPAWPEDPAYYLCVPSKTDDTVAPDGHSNLFALVPIAAGLEDTPEIRQSYRDLVLDDIAENTGVDLRDRIVVEESFCVNDFAERYNSTKGTALGLAHTLRQTALLRPPHASKKVDGLYFTGSFTTPGIGVPMCLISGQLTAEEMAEDAR; encoded by the coding sequence ATGAATTCTGTCTCGGACCTCGATTCTCTCGCTGGCGAGTCGGTCGTCGTCGTTGGCGGTGGGTTCGGCGGTCTCTCGACAGCGTGCTATCTCGCCGACGCCGGCGCTGACGTGACGCTGTTGGAAAAGAACGAACAACTCGGTGGCCGAGCCAGTACGCTCGAACGCGATGGGTTCCGATTCGACATGGGTCCGTCGTGGTACCTGATGCCCGACGTGTTCGAGCGATTCTTCGCACACTTCGGGAAACGCCCCTCGGACTACTACGGCCTCACTCGTCTCGACCCGCACTATCGCATCTTCTTCAAAGACGGCGACCAGGTGGACATGCTCCCCGACATCGAGGCGAACAAGGACGTCTTCGAGTCGTACGAACCCGGCGCGGGCGAGAAGTTCGACGAGTACCTCCGGAAGTCCGAGCGGAACTACCGCATCGGGATGGAACACTTCGTCTACGAGGACCGCCCCAACCTCCGAGACTACATCGACCTCGACGTGGCCAAAAACGCGTGGGGCCTCTCGCTCGTCGGGTCGATGCAAGACCACGTCGAACGGTACTTCAACCACCCTAAACTCCAGCAGATAATGCAGTACACGCTGGTGTTCCTCGGTGGCGCGCCAGACAACACGCCGGCGCTCTACAACCTCATGAGTCACGTCGACTTCAACATGGGCGTGTACTACCCCGACGGCGGCCTCGCGGGCGTCGTCGACGCGATGGTCTCACTCGCAGAGGAACTCGGCGTCGAGTTCCACACGGACTCGCCGGTGGCCGAAATCGCTGGTCGACGCGGTGGATTCGCCGTCCGAACCGAAGACGGACGCGAGTTCCTCTGTGACCAGGTCGTGAGCGACGCCGATTACGCCCACACGGAACAGGAACTCCTCCCACCTGAGAAGCGACAGTACGACGCCGACTACTGGGAATCCCGAACGTACGCGCCCTCGGCGTTTCTCCTCTACCTCGGTGTCGAAGGCGACGTCGAAGAACTCGCCCACCACACGCTCGTCTTGCCGACCCAGTGGGACGACCACTTCGAGCACATCTTCGACAGGCCGGCGTGGCCCGAAGACCCAGCGTACTACCTCTGTGTCCCTTCGAAGACGGACGACACCGTCGCACCCGACGGCCACAGTAACCTCTTCGCACTCGTCCCCATCGCTGCGGGCCTCGAAGACACACCGGAGATTCGCCAGTCGTACCGTGACCTCGTCCTCGACGACATCGCCGAGAACACGGGTGTCGACCTCCGAGACCGAATCGTCGTCGAAGAGTCGTTCTGTGTGAACGACTTCGCCGAGCGTTACAACAGCACGAAAGGCACTGCACTCGGTCTCGCACACACGCTCAGACAGACTGCGCTCCTTCGACCGCCACACGCCTCGAAGAAGGTCGACGGCCTCTACTTCACGGGGTCGTTCACGACACCCGGCATCGGCGTCCCCATGTGTCTCATCAGCGGACAACTCACCGCAGAGGAGATGGCCGAAGACGCACGATGA
- a CDS encoding SDR family NAD(P)-dependent oxidoreductase — translation MNDTTVVVTGASSGIGAAIARAFGRNGATVVACARDHDALQTVLDDVEDAGGAAEGLRADVRDEFDMERLMEIAARAGGSIDVLVANAGVNHGTPGEMPMADESYAAFDDTLRTNVRGVFAAVKEALPHMTDDARILIPSGSIAREAKPGMGAYAVSKAAAEALARQFAADCAQPVGVLDPGLVATDLSGGHGRDPDDVGDMFVWAATEADPADLDGTIVDLKAWKKATR, via the coding sequence ATGAACGACACCACTGTCGTGGTTACTGGCGCGAGTTCCGGAATCGGTGCGGCCATCGCGCGAGCGTTCGGTCGGAACGGGGCGACAGTCGTCGCCTGCGCCCGCGACCACGACGCCCTCCAAACCGTCCTCGACGACGTCGAAGACGCCGGGGGTGCTGCAGAAGGCCTCCGTGCCGACGTCCGCGACGAGTTCGACATGGAGCGACTGATGGAGATTGCCGCTCGCGCCGGCGGTTCCATCGATGTTCTCGTCGCCAACGCGGGAGTCAACCACGGCACGCCCGGTGAGATGCCGATGGCCGACGAGTCGTACGCCGCGTTCGACGACACGCTCAGAACGAACGTTCGCGGCGTCTTTGCGGCGGTCAAAGAAGCACTGCCGCACATGACCGACGACGCCCGTATCCTCATCCCCTCCGGGTCGATCGCCCGCGAGGCGAAACCCGGGATGGGAGCGTACGCCGTCTCGAAGGCGGCGGCCGAAGCACTCGCTCGGCAGTTCGCCGCCGATTGTGCCCAACCTGTCGGCGTCCTCGACCCCGGTCTGGTCGCCACCGACCTCTCTGGCGGGCATGGACGCGACCCGGACGACGTTGGCGACATGTTCGTCTGGGCGGCGACCGAGGCCGACCCGGCCGACCTCGATGGCACCATCGTCGACCTCAAGGCGTGGAAGAAGGCGACTCGCTGA
- a CDS encoding DUF1059 domain-containing protein, with the protein MSEMQQATCSCGFSVTSENEDELVMIIQNHAHDTHGKEMTVADVKAMAKQV; encoded by the coding sequence ATGTCCGAGATGCAACAAGCAACCTGTTCGTGTGGGTTCAGCGTAACGTCCGAGAACGAAGACGAACTCGTGATGATTATCCAGAACCACGCACACGACACACACGGAAAAGAGATGACAGTCGCAGACGTAAAGGCGATGGCGAAGCAGGTCTAG
- a CDS encoding DUF7490 domain-containing protein, with translation MDRNALLAGGAVGVLIVAAVSAVLVPGVLADPTDDGPVRPGPVDVADVSIAAGPATGETVTLGIETRIDHRRNPTQNVSVLVRAIDAESGLVTTTERVDVGTLTRDGEATATANLTVPREGGYDIEVVLYRDAERVDEARKSIRGVSAIKPPYLQSTTSFTESESLPPVSFSIADAGENRTTLDLTATLVNTGDQPAEDLSVTFVLRQAESNIVASRTTVDAGTIQAGRTESVDATATVPNEYNYYIDVVLLRDGVVIDSARGAANLNPTRTISVNETTEEVELRVEDFEDDRERTPEASDYEPTRTESSAPGFGAVVALVALCATAFVARRWSQ, from the coding sequence ATGGATAGAAACGCCCTCCTCGCGGGCGGGGCCGTCGGTGTCCTCATCGTCGCCGCCGTCTCCGCTGTCCTCGTCCCCGGTGTCCTCGCGGACCCGACGGACGACGGTCCGGTTCGACCCGGCCCGGTCGACGTCGCGGACGTCTCCATCGCGGCGGGCCCTGCCACGGGAGAGACGGTTACACTCGGTATCGAGACACGAATCGACCACAGACGAAACCCGACCCAGAACGTGAGCGTGCTCGTTCGAGCAATCGACGCCGAGTCGGGACTGGTGACGACGACGGAACGAGTCGACGTCGGCACGCTCACCCGTGACGGTGAAGCGACCGCAACTGCCAACCTCACCGTCCCACGAGAGGGAGGTTACGACATCGAAGTCGTCCTCTACCGCGACGCCGAGCGCGTCGACGAGGCGCGAAAGAGCATCCGAGGTGTCTCGGCTATCAAGCCGCCGTACCTCCAATCGACCACGTCGTTCACCGAGTCCGAATCGCTCCCGCCAGTCTCGTTTTCCATCGCCGACGCTGGCGAGAACCGAACCACACTCGACCTGACTGCGACGCTCGTCAACACCGGTGACCAACCGGCCGAAGACCTCTCGGTCACGTTCGTCCTCCGGCAGGCCGAGTCTAACATCGTCGCCTCTCGGACGACAGTCGACGCCGGCACCATCCAGGCCGGCCGGACCGAGTCCGTGGACGCGACGGCGACCGTACCGAACGAGTACAACTACTACATCGACGTCGTGTTGCTCCGAGATGGAGTCGTCATCGACTCCGCTCGTGGCGCGGCGAACCTGAACCCAACGAGGACGATTAGCGTGAACGAGACCACAGAAGAAGTCGAACTGCGTGTCGAAGACTTCGAAGACGACAGAGAACGGACCCCTGAAGCAAGCGACTACGAACCGACCCGGACCGAGTCTTCGGCGCCCGGATTCGGCGCCGTCGTCGCACTCGTGGCGCTCTGTGCCACTGCGTTCGTCGCCCGGAGGTGGAGCCAATGA
- the cruF gene encoding bisanhydrobacterioruberin hydratase → MADLRTTLPRTRQEVELAFDELVRDNRFTISVFFPLNGAVLLIASAMAWMPEPIAFNAFLILFGTLVMRSPLIVGVLPLVTRRAAVAVGALTAYAYVIEYTGITTGWPYGWFFYGVDLGPTVAGVPIGLPVFFIPLVMNAYLLCLLLLGDRARNTAVRLITVIVMVLAMDVVLDPGAVSLGFWEYYRLGEGTLLFYGVPLSNYAGWVISATIAVVLLDWGFDREALLTRLAETEFMLDDLVSFVILWGGINAWFGNWAPVVVAGLFGVGLLRTERFDSSLLRIPRRLPWQS, encoded by the coding sequence ATGGCTGACCTGCGAACGACCCTTCCTCGGACGCGCCAAGAGGTCGAACTCGCGTTCGACGAACTCGTGCGCGACAACCGGTTTACTATCTCGGTGTTCTTCCCCCTGAACGGCGCTGTGTTGCTCATCGCGAGTGCGATGGCGTGGATGCCCGAACCGATCGCGTTCAACGCGTTCTTGATACTCTTCGGGACGCTGGTGATGCGTTCGCCGCTTATCGTCGGCGTCTTGCCACTGGTGACCCGTCGCGCGGCAGTCGCCGTCGGCGCACTCACGGCGTATGCGTACGTCATCGAGTACACCGGTATCACGACCGGATGGCCCTACGGGTGGTTCTTCTACGGTGTCGACCTCGGCCCGACCGTGGCTGGCGTCCCAATCGGCCTCCCGGTGTTCTTCATCCCGCTCGTGATGAACGCCTACTTGCTGTGTCTCCTGTTGTTGGGCGACCGTGCCCGAAACACCGCAGTTCGGCTCATCACGGTCATCGTGATGGTTCTCGCCATGGACGTCGTGCTCGACCCCGGCGCCGTCTCACTTGGGTTCTGGGAGTACTACCGACTCGGCGAGGGCACGCTCCTCTTCTACGGCGTCCCACTGTCGAACTACGCCGGCTGGGTCATCAGCGCGACCATCGCCGTCGTGCTCCTCGACTGGGGATTCGACCGCGAGGCGCTTCTCACTCGGCTGGCTGAGACCGAGTTCATGCTCGACGACCTGGTGAGTTTCGTCATCCTCTGGGGTGGCATCAACGCGTGGTTCGGCAACTGGGCACCCGTCGTGGTCGCCGGTCTCTTCGGTGTCGGTCTGCTTCGAACCGAGCGCTTCGACTCCAGCTTGCTCCGGATTCCACGGCGGCTCCCGTGGCAGTCGTGA
- a CDS encoding prenyltransferase → MTTDMAAGSAMDGGLRDRLSYLFVLSRPRFWLYLAGPVLVGIAAAATNLSDLFSPEALVLVAYFLVPANVFLYGVNDVFDVDVDEANPKKDDREARWRGDPVNRAVVVGSGVLGLGLFAFTPSVAWPWLVAHFFLAVEYSAPPFRFKTTPFLDSISNGLYILPGVAAYATIAGVNPPLLAIAGAWLWTMGMHTFSAIPDIDPDRAAGIQTTATFLGARWTYAYCAVTWGLAAVAFALVDVRLGALLGAYPVVVLGIAFSGVDVDEAYWWYPVLNTIVGMLITFGALWGIVNG, encoded by the coding sequence ATGACGACCGATATGGCGGCGGGTTCCGCGATGGACGGCGGACTGCGAGACCGACTCAGCTACCTGTTCGTCCTCTCGCGGCCACGCTTTTGGCTCTACCTCGCCGGGCCGGTCCTCGTCGGTATCGCGGCCGCCGCGACGAATCTCTCGGACCTGTTCTCACCCGAGGCGCTCGTCTTGGTCGCGTACTTCCTCGTCCCGGCGAACGTGTTTCTCTACGGCGTCAACGACGTGTTCGACGTGGACGTCGACGAGGCCAATCCGAAGAAAGACGACCGAGAGGCACGCTGGCGCGGCGACCCAGTGAATCGGGCTGTCGTCGTCGGGAGCGGCGTCCTCGGACTCGGTCTATTCGCGTTCACACCGTCAGTCGCGTGGCCGTGGCTGGTCGCACACTTCTTCCTCGCCGTCGAGTACAGCGCGCCACCGTTCCGGTTCAAGACGACCCCGTTTCTCGACTCCATCTCGAACGGCCTCTACATCCTCCCCGGCGTGGCCGCCTACGCGACGATTGCAGGTGTGAACCCACCGCTCCTCGCGATTGCAGGAGCGTGGCTCTGGACGATGGGGATGCACACGTTCTCTGCGATTCCCGATATCGACCCTGACCGAGCGGCCGGAATTCAGACGACAGCGACGTTCCTCGGCGCGCGATGGACGTACGCGTACTGCGCCGTGACGTGGGGTCTCGCGGCCGTCGCGTTCGCCCTCGTGGACGTGCGTCTCGGTGCGCTCTTGGGTGCCTATCCAGTGGTCGTCCTCGGTATCGCCTTCTCTGGTGTCGACGTAGACGAAGCCTACTGGTGGTATCCCGTCTTGAATACAATCGTCGGCATGCTCATCACCTTCGGAGCACTCTGGGGTATCGTGAATGGCTGA